The Calypte anna isolate BGI_N300 chromosome 1, bCalAnn1_v1.p, whole genome shotgun sequence region GTTGCACTGGAAATTCTCTACTGTAAGAATAAGTCCTCAAAACACAATCCACATTCTTTCAATCCAGTAACTTGCCTGAAGGCCACATATTTGAAAGTTTAGATGGCAAATATGTTAAGTGAACAAGGAGGCACATCACATGGATTGCAATTAGGGAAGTTGCCCTTTGAACACAGAAGATGGCTTCTGTGTTTCTTCATGCACACCAACTGAATTTAATTGATCTCTTTATAAGCCAGCTCAGTCATTTCACTGTAGGCATCCTTTTCCAGTCAGCCAAGACACATCCTTTCACTCCAAgatctctattaaaaaaacaaaaggaggaaGTGACAAGCCTAGGACAATGCAGGATAATTAATGGAATATGACAATTACCTCCAATTCAGCACTACTTCCTTTTGCCCTCAGCATCCCCTTTCTCTTGGTAGTAAAACTGATTTATTACTCTGCAAGGACACGTTGGATTTTACTGAACATCACCTGCTATTTATCAGATCTTAAATCTAGGCTCTTTCCAGGAGAAGACAGTTCCAAGGACACTATAAACTATGACCCCTTTTTCCTGTCTGAGCAGGGCTCCTCATGTACCCTGAAGAACCAGCTGTGAGAGAGATGGCCACAGTGGTGACAATTCACTGGCAGTGCCTTCAAGTCTGAGGAGGGAGTCTCCGCTTTTGTTGTTGCTGGGAATACTTTTCCCTCCAGTAATAAAGCAAAGGCTTTTAACAGTATTACCCCTCCTCTCACAGGAGATACTTGCTTTGCTACACCTGTAGGATTAACAGGAAACAGCCAGGAGAACCTTAGCCCCAGCCACCTGGCACACTCCAACTGGCACATCCCTGCTCAACACTCATGACCTGTGGTCCTCTTTTCCATTCCAGTCCTCTCCTATACCTCCTCTGCAtataaggagaaaaattttCCTCCCCCCAAAATGCTTAATTCCCTCTACCTTTTACCTCTTCGCTGCTTTAAACACTTCTGCTAAGCTAGCTGTAGGGTAGAGTccagacacagacacagcctTCACACTCCACTGCTCTGGGGATTAATAATCtctaagatttctttttttaaaacgACTCATACAAGGCCATCATTCTATGTTCATTTTCTGGTTTCAgtcccatttattttttcctgctttgattCATTTTATGAAAGTAAATtaataatacttaaaaattactaattttCATTGGTGACCTGTTTTTAGGTGGACAAGTTTGATTCAATAAACACACTGTTTCAGAGTGGTTATAATTCAACTTCCTGCATAAAGTACTGTTTTCctgactgctttttttccaccgTATAACTTACCCAGACCACTTATCCAGTATAGATGAGAGCTCCTGTAGGTTTGCACGGCTCTAATTTCatcttctaatttttaaaaccatataGGCCCtagattatatttaaaaaaaccctctgccTGTGTATCCTCACTTGCATCCTTTCACCTGCACATTCAGAGGAGGGTTTAGCCAAACCTAGACCAAAATCACCTGCACCAAATTGAAGGAAAATttggtgtggaaaaaaaaatttggagtGTTAAACCAAAAATCACAACTCTTATGTTGCTGCCTAAGTGTGAAGGTAAGCAAACTCCACAGCTACATGTTAAGGTTTTATGTAGAACTTTACTTCCAAGTAAAGTTCTCTGTCCTGCCAGGGACACCTACAATCCCAATCAGACCTGTGAGCTGCCTGTCTTGTACCTATCTCATTGCAGAAGAATAAGTTTACCAATGCACTCTGTATCAACCCATTTGGGCTATGGGCAGCCAGGTTTTGTTACCATCCTCTTCTGAAATGGAGTTTGAATTTACCTTTCTCAATCCCTTGGAGAATGCCCTGAGTTTCCCAGTATGTGTTTTACAGTGAAATTATGCAGCATGAAACTCCAAAGCCAATACAATAAAAACATCTTTAGTAAAACGTAGAAACTTTTAATTTACATGCAAAACTACAACATATTCATAATAAAAAACCGGTGACTAAACAAATGAAACACAATTTGCAAAAATCATCCATGTTTTTACATAGGTCTGTACAACCAAAGATTTACAAGGTCcctgtatattttcttttcaatgcaCAACTGAGTTTAAAGGTTCTGCTCGAATATTCCCCAAGTCAAGAGCCGAATCTGTTTCTTCATCAATTTCACCAATGACAgccctgcaattaaaaaaaaggttgcaATTTGTTGAAATTCCCTGGTGCAAATCTATAAAGCCACAAAATTAAGTTGCTATTGAAGAgacaaccaccaccaccccttgTAGAGCTCTATCCTTTGAACTTCAAGTTTTGATGGCTCTACGTACAGTCTaaagaaagtttttttcattcttttaaagaTATGGGCTGTAAGAACCAAATACTACAGGTCTGTTTTAGGCAATAATTCTCTGAAACAAGAACTGGAAACCTTTGGAAATTGCTCTTTTCAAGAATAATGTCTAAGTACAGCAATTTTTAAGTGCAGGCAGTGTCAAATAAACCTGGCAAATTGTTACCAATTTCTTCAATGGAGAATATACAGTATTTCATCTATGCTATGTTAAGATTTACCTGGTCTAAACCACGAGTGGGCTCATTAATATAAGTCATGTAGGCTCAAGATTGGAACTAACACAGAGGGAACACAGGAACAAAAAGTCTAATCCTTCTCGTACACCCTTCTGTTCACCACTTCAGAGACTTGTGAGCTAGAAGCTGTATCCACAAAATGACTTAAAAGCCAGCAGAAATTGTTATATAAATCCATCCAATAGCCTTCTGAATAAATTTGTATTGTCAGTCTTTGCTAGGTCCTGCAGCAGCAAGTTCCACAATTAAGTGTTACCTTGTGCAACGGAATACCTCTATACATAACCTGGTGGATTATCTCCAGttttaataatagaaaaaacTAGAGGAAATTAAATGAAGCCACTGTCTTCCCATCACTTTCAACTACTCCTGATTTCACAGCAATCAAAAACCCCTGAGCTGTGCTTTTTCCACACTAAAGAGCCCTTGGCTATTCAGCCTTTTCTCAACTGAAAGCATTTCATAACTCTAGTTATTCTCACTTGTGCTCTTCATGCATTTTCATACTGCACCCCTCTGAGGCCAGTGGCACATCAGGTGTTAAGGCAATGACATGACCATGTCTgctgttttagtttttttcccaacagtCCCCAAGATTCTTTCTTCACAGTGAATCAGTATTTACAAAAAGAATTCAGAAACCAGGGTGAGACTGAGGTTATGACATCCCAATACAGATGTGAGGTTCCCATTGGAAATTAATGAGGAATTAAACATTTATAAACTCCTTATTCCAACTGAATATTCAAGTACTAAGCAGCATGAAACCTCATTTAAAATGTGAGGGCTTTTCATCAGAAGTCTCCTATATGTAAAAGGAACAAGCATCATCTGCCACTCCTGATGTCTGCTTTATAGGCTTTCTGCTTCCCATGCATCAAAGCAAACACACATACTTAAAGAGGTTTGGAGTTTTTAACCAgcttttcttcaattttttatAAGTTTTACACATAACTATGTATTAacatcttttgttttggttttactaATTCAACAcatatttcagaaacagaagttgtctttttccttccaacaACCTTTACCTGCTCTGCAACCATACCAAGTTTTTCTGACTGATGCTGTATATTCATTGCAATCTTCTAGCATGCATCTTTGATGCACACTAGAAGGTAAGGAAACACTTTATCCCATGACTGGTTTATTTTCCAATAGCTTCTCTATTTTCCAAAGGTGTCCTGTTTTTAAGTTATTGTTACCTATCTgtcttttatctgtttttaaGGTATCGTTGCTACCCACAGATACAGAGATGCAAGATGTCTGAGGCTGTTAAGGTCTATATGGATCCAccatatatgtgtgtgtatacacacacacattttctaTTAATTAAACAAAAGTATTCTGTACTTACACATTATCACCTCTTACAATGTATAATCCCAGCACTACTTGTTCAACTCCCTGTGAAGAACTGAACACTCGTTCATGGCTTTCATCCAAGATCAAGTTAATGGTCTGATCAAAACCTTTAAGGGTtccctgaaaaaacaaacaaaaataaagcagtccAATTACCTTTCAAGTTTACCATCTTTGGTCTCAAGGATATATCTTAAACAAGGTGAAAATACTAAGGTACTAGAGAACATATGCTCTATTTAGGTTTTACTGTTAAGTTTAAACACAAACATCTGGAAAATGGAGCTTTAAAAGCAATGATCAATTTAAGAAAACTACTTATATTTTCCATCGTGGGTTCATGCTAAAAGCTACAGTAATCTTTATCattaaaagaagtaaaactTCCCTTTTACCAGTAACAGCCCTCTACACAACTAATGTTACTACTTCTACACTATTTTAATCTTTCATGTATGAAAGTTTCTGGACATtgaataaattataattaaatcaaagaacagaaacaatGGATTCCTGTGGTCAACAGTAGGAAACCATTTTAACACATGATTTTTAAGTGGTTTCTCCTTAAGGAACATTACTTTGGCTCcataaaattacttaaaaaagaagaatttctaAATTCATGCAAAACATCATTCAAACAGTGATAATACCCATTTATATCATCTAACCATGTAAGAATGCATCCCATGTACCAATTCCATTCATATGGCAGAGAGCATCTTGTATCACAACACAAAGTTTACCAGTGACTCCAACCAGACACAGGATTTGGAGAAACCAGCATAGTTCACCTAAAAGtactcttttctctttccagatgCCACATGGAGCTAAGTACCAACATATACATGTGAAGATACAATCTTCATTCAAAGATCCTACTACTAAGTTAAACTCAGAacacaaaggaataaaatacgggggcaggggaaggaatacaagaaacaaaacaaaaaaccacaacacaaaagcaataaaactggAACTTTATAGTCTTACATACACAATTCTCAGCCTTTTAGACTTAAACAGCATCCCACAACAATTTTCCAGCAACTATCAGCTGTTCTTCTACAATCACATGGAAGAAACTTGACTTAGCATAAAATCTGAAGGGCTTACTGAACTAAGAGGACATTCCAGATGAAAACTAAattactgaacagaaaaaaaaaagcatttgcttgTGCATTCCTGTAGTAGAGGCCATTTGACAAAAGGTCAAAGCATACACATGCACAAGTTTACTGAAAGACAGATGACAGGCAAGAATCAGTAAGCATTTAAATCACACTGTATAAAGTAATGGCcataaagcttaaaaaaaaaaaaaattgcaaaattacATATTTAAGTGATAACACCCTGGTATGGTTTCTTTATGACCATgacaaataaaatgttaaaatgttaaaaaaatacaaaactcaCCACAATCATTCTTCCATCAGAAGTAATTACTGCAACAGTACCTGATAATTCATTAAGGAAATGTTCAGAAGTATCTGAAATAGAATCGCTAACATTTCCTCAAACATTTATACATAAGTTCTAAGATCCATGAGTAGCCATGAAAGCctatcagcatttaaaaaaaaaaaaacaaaccaacaacattGTCAGTAGCAAGATTTAGCATTTGCCTGGTTTAAATTTTCCCTCTACCCAGACATGGAGTCATACACAAACATGAACATCACAGGCATGCTAAAGATTCGagttctcctctttcctttacTAATTGCACTACCTCAAAATTGTAACAACATAAACAGGTTTACAAACACTCCAAACTTAATAAAAGTGAGGATGCTAAGTCCGACATCTTATGTCCCCTCACTCTGAAGATCTGACTCTACCAATTTGATAATCACAGAGATACCATTCTGAACGGTACCGGGTTAATACCTTGCTGTTTgtgaataaaactgaaaatgccACATGTCAAGGGCGCTTTAAGGGGCCAGGCCCATTGTGAATTTCATCCCTCATCCCAGATCAAGCAAGGCTCCGGGCTGCAGCACCTGAAGCAACAGGGGACACTCTTCTCCGGGTCTCCAGTAACCTCCATTCTACCTGCCGAGCCAGTCTTGTGTGAAGAGAAACCGGCACAGCCACACAGGTAGGACCCAAGCGATGCAACCGATGTGCGTTTTTCACAGGTCTGTCTCCAGGCCTTGCCGGGCCAGGAGGTACGGGCACGCCGGGCCTGCAGTTCTGGCACCCAACTCGGCGCCATGCTGCCGCCACCCGCCCTCAGCGGCCCCGCGCCGCGGCCCCGTCCCGCGCCCGGCCTCCCCCACCCACCCTGGCTGGCGCCAAGGAGAGAGAGGTCCCGTTCCCGCTGTCCCGGGACACGTCCTCCCGCCGGAAGGATACGGTTGATGTAGTTCTCCAAGGCGGAGGtcatggcggcggcggcggctcccgCGCTTCGCCTCACCCGGTGGCGGCGAACACGGCACCACACACCGCACCACACACCGCACCGATCACCGCACCGATCACCGCACCGATCACCGCACCTCCGGCGCGCGATGCTGACGCGCGGCCCCGCCCCGCGCAGTCGCAGAACCTCGCGCTCCAACTGCCGCGCACGCGCGGCGCCGCCAGCTTCCTACGGGGCGCGAGACGCGGCGCGCCAAGGCAGATCCCGGGCGTGCGCATGCGCGGAGGGACGCGGGGAGTCAGATTTGTTTCCCAGGATTTAATTCCTATGTGGAATAGCATCAgaatgctatttttttcatctctttctgcCATGCCGATTGTTTCTCTTGACATTGTAGCGTTTGCAactacaaagaaagaaaaatgaagtgttttaGGGCAAATTAACCAGagaaaaataagacatttcCTGACACCTCTGAAGGTTATTACACCAGAACTGTCTCAGCAGTTTCTCTAATGGCTCAGCCTTTATCAAAGACATGACAAGAGATGTCACAGAACATAAAATACTCTTGGAACTGGGCATTACATAGTAACTATCTTTCTAAGCTCTTCTTATAAAAAACTTAA contains the following coding sequences:
- the LSM8 gene encoding LSM8 homolog, U6 small nuclear RNA associated; this translates as MTSALENYINRTVAVITSDGRMIVGTLKGFDQTINLILDESHERVFSSSQGVEQVVLGLYIVRGDNVAVIGEIDEETDSALDLGNIRAEPLNSVVH